The Mycobacteriales bacterium genome window below encodes:
- a CDS encoding alpha/beta hydrolase, translated as MTRRGRPVLTERYGADRAQVGDLWLPAGAGPHPVVVVLHGGFWRAAYDRGLGAPLARDLARHGFAAWNLEYRRVGGGGGWPTTLADVGAGIDQLAALAASQPLDLGQVSAVGHSAGGQLAVWSAARHTLGAGLPGARPRVRLVGAVAQAGVLDLEDAAWDRLGAGAVEDLLGGPPDVVPDRYACASPIRRLPIGVPVLCVHGRADDTVPVGQSERYAHAAALAGDSCDLRLVGGGHFSLLEPDSSGWAAVLTQLEAWAHR; from the coding sequence ATGACCCGGCGGGGCCGGCCCGTTCTCACCGAGCGGTACGGCGCCGACCGGGCTCAGGTCGGGGACCTCTGGTTGCCCGCCGGGGCGGGCCCGCATCCGGTGGTCGTCGTGCTGCACGGCGGCTTCTGGCGGGCGGCGTATGACCGCGGACTCGGCGCACCGCTCGCGCGGGACCTGGCGCGGCACGGGTTCGCGGCGTGGAACCTCGAATACCGCCGGGTCGGCGGGGGCGGCGGTTGGCCGACGACGCTCGCCGACGTCGGTGCCGGGATCGACCAGCTGGCGGCCCTGGCCGCATCCCAGCCGCTTGATCTGGGCCAGGTGAGCGCGGTCGGGCATTCGGCGGGCGGGCAGCTCGCCGTGTGGTCGGCGGCGCGGCACACCCTCGGGGCCGGTCTGCCGGGGGCGCGACCCCGGGTGCGCCTGGTGGGTGCGGTGGCGCAGGCCGGAGTCCTGGACCTGGAGGATGCGGCGTGGGACCGGCTCGGAGCGGGAGCCGTCGAGGACCTGCTCGGCGGGCCGCCCGACGTGGTTCCGGACCGCTACGCCTGCGCGTCACCGATCCGCCGACTACCGATCGGCGTCCCCGTGCTCTGCGTGCACGGCCGGGCCGACGACACGGTGCCCGTCGGCCAGAGCGAGCGCTACGCGCACGCGGCCGCACTGGCAGGCGATTCGTGCGATCTCCGGCTGGTCGGTGGTGGTCACTTCTCGCTCCTCGAGCCGGATTCGTCCGGGTGGGCGGCCGTCCTGACCCAGCTGGAGGCCTGGGCGCACCGCTGA
- a CDS encoding DUF3710 domain-containing protein, producing MAFGRRRRNRNKLDATMPGQEHREHPQEPTSGPWDVADAPADDVERLDLGALQVPLVPGCEVQLGMSPEGIPVAATITSRGGAIELAVYAAPRTGGIWDSVRREILAEISANGGTGQEQDGPWGRELTTRVRAQNGHQAARFIGIDGPRWFLRAVVSGPAAEAGGRPGEFEDALRQVVVARGQDPMPVRDPLPLQLPRDVAEQIEAQLPDGAPD from the coding sequence ATGGCGTTCGGACGCCGGCGGCGCAACCGCAACAAGCTCGACGCCACGATGCCGGGGCAGGAGCACCGGGAGCATCCGCAGGAGCCCACCAGTGGGCCGTGGGACGTCGCCGATGCGCCGGCGGATGACGTCGAGCGGCTCGACCTCGGCGCCTTGCAGGTGCCGTTGGTGCCCGGCTGCGAGGTGCAACTCGGGATGAGCCCGGAGGGGATCCCGGTCGCGGCCACGATCACGTCGCGGGGTGGAGCCATCGAGCTTGCGGTCTACGCCGCTCCCCGCACCGGCGGGATCTGGGACTCGGTCCGTCGCGAGATCCTCGCCGAGATCTCCGCCAACGGCGGCACCGGCCAGGAGCAGGACGGGCCGTGGGGCCGCGAGTTGACGACCCGGGTGCGCGCCCAGAACGGACACCAGGCGGCCCGCTTCATCGGAATCGACGGTCCACGATGGTTCCTGCGCGCCGTGGTGAGCGGACCGGCGGCGGAGGCGGGTGGGCGGCCCGGCGAGTTCGAGGACGCGCTCCGTCAAGTCGTCGTCGCCCGCGGCCAGGACCCGATGCCGGTGCGCGATCCGCTCCCCCTTCAGCTTCCCCGCGACGTGGCCGAGCAGATAGAGGCGCAGTTGCCCGACGGCGCGCCGGACTGA
- the dut gene encoding dUTP diphosphatase: MSSTPQPPPDGTVDVLVTRLDPDLALPAYARPADAGADLVAAVSVELQPGERAVISTGIAIALPDGYAGFVHPRSGLAARCGVTLVNAPGTIDAGYRGEIRVNLINLDPREPVRVDRGDRIAQLVIQRVERAAFRVVDALPPSERGTGGHGSTGGHRLFAAPEELVIVPDEG; the protein is encoded by the coding sequence GTGTCCTCGACCCCGCAACCACCGCCCGACGGCACGGTCGACGTGCTCGTGACCAGGCTCGATCCGGACCTCGCTCTGCCGGCGTACGCGCGCCCGGCCGACGCCGGTGCCGACCTGGTCGCGGCCGTCTCCGTCGAGCTGCAGCCCGGCGAGCGTGCCGTCATAAGCACCGGTATCGCGATCGCGCTGCCGGACGGATACGCCGGTTTCGTCCATCCGCGTTCCGGCCTGGCGGCGCGGTGCGGGGTGACTCTGGTCAACGCGCCCGGAACCATCGATGCCGGGTATCGGGGGGAGATCCGCGTCAACCTGATCAACCTCGACCCCCGCGAGCCGGTCCGGGTGGATCGTGGCGACCGGATCGCCCAGCTCGTCATCCAGCGGGTCGAGCGGGCGGCCTTCCGCGTGGTCGACGCTCTCCCGCCGTCCGAGCGCGGCACGGGCGGACACGGATCGACCGGGGGGCACCGCTTGTTCGCGGCGCCGGAGGAGCTCGTCATCGTGCCGGATGAGGGCTGA
- a CDS encoding DUF4193 domain-containing protein, protein MATDYDAPRRNETDELGEDSLEQLKARRAEAQSATVDTDEAELNESFELPGADLSTEELTVKVLPKQEDEFTCVSCFLVHHRSQLAGQKNGRPICRDCAA, encoded by the coding sequence ATGGCAACCGATTACGACGCCCCTCGGCGTAACGAGACCGACGAGCTCGGCGAGGACTCTCTCGAGCAGCTCAAGGCCCGGCGCGCTGAGGCACAGTCTGCAACCGTCGACACCGATGAAGCCGAACTGAACGAGTCATTTGAGCTGCCCGGTGCCGATCTGTCCACCGAAGAACTCACAGTGAAGGTGCTGCCCAAGCAGGAGGACGAATTCACCTGCGTGAGCTGTTTCCTCGTCCATCACCGCAGTCAGCTCGCCGGCCAGAAGAACGGCCGGCCGATCTGCCGCGACTGCGCCGCCTGA
- a CDS encoding LytR C-terminal domain-containing protein — protein sequence MMSPLGQVPQRRPPRRRRRRRAWPLVVFILIFALAAGAVWWRIFSDNSHSSTAACSSSQVSQADLNPHDISVRVYNATNRSGLAGRVTTGLRQRGFVVIATTNDPTRRTVTGIAEIRYGSAGAAAAQLIASVVPGATLVSDKRTDAAVDLALGPKYSSLATTGEIREAVRRLRAQPLKPAGC from the coding sequence ATGATGAGCCCGCTCGGGCAGGTGCCGCAGCGGCGGCCGCCCAGGCGGCGGCGACGTCGCCGGGCGTGGCCTTTGGTGGTCTTCATCCTGATCTTCGCGCTCGCCGCCGGTGCGGTCTGGTGGCGGATCTTCTCCGACAACTCCCACTCGTCGACCGCCGCGTGCTCCTCGAGCCAGGTGTCCCAGGCCGACCTCAACCCGCATGACATCTCCGTGCGCGTCTACAACGCCACCAACCGCAGCGGCCTTGCGGGGCGGGTGACGACCGGGCTCCGGCAGCGGGGGTTCGTCGTCATCGCCACGACGAACGACCCCACCCGCCGCACGGTCACCGGGATCGCCGAGATCCGCTACGGGTCGGCCGGAGCGGCGGCGGCCCAGCTGATCGCCTCCGTCGTCCCCGGAGCGACGCTCGTCTCGGACAAGCGCACCGACGCCGCCGTCGACCTCGCTCTGGGTCCGAAGTATTCGAGCCTGGCCACGACCGGGGAGATCCGCGAGGCGGTGCGCCGGCTGCGCGCGCAGCCGTTGAAACCGGCCGGCTGCTGA
- a CDS encoding ROK family protein has product MTTSNADRATRGFGIDIGGSGIKGAVVDRRTGDLLSPRHRIPTPSPSTPHAVAGVVTQLVDGENWTGTVGVTFPAVIKNGVARSAANVDPSWIGTDVDKTFTEATGRDVTVLNDADAAGLAEVRFGAAKGVRGVVIVLTFGTGIGSGLFVDGRLVSNTELGHLELDGHDAEKRAAASARENHDMSWSKWAHHMQHYLKHVESLFSPDLFVIGGGVSKKSEKWLPHLKLHAAVKPAELLNNAGIVGAALAAAERRDG; this is encoded by the coding sequence ATGACCACCAGCAACGCCGACCGGGCGACCCGCGGATTCGGCATCGACATCGGCGGCAGCGGCATCAAGGGTGCCGTGGTCGACCGGCGTACGGGTGACCTGTTGTCCCCGCGCCACCGCATTCCGACCCCGTCCCCCTCGACGCCGCACGCCGTAGCGGGTGTCGTGACCCAACTCGTGGACGGTGAGAACTGGACCGGCACGGTGGGGGTCACCTTCCCGGCCGTGATCAAGAACGGCGTGGCCCGCTCCGCGGCCAATGTGGATCCGAGCTGGATCGGCACCGACGTCGACAAGACGTTCACCGAGGCGACCGGCCGCGATGTGACGGTCCTCAACGACGCCGACGCCGCCGGGCTCGCCGAGGTCCGCTTCGGCGCCGCGAAGGGCGTGCGCGGCGTGGTGATCGTGCTGACCTTCGGGACCGGCATCGGCAGCGGGCTTTTCGTCGATGGCCGGCTGGTCTCCAACACCGAGCTCGGCCATCTCGAGTTGGACGGGCACGACGCGGAGAAACGGGCCGCGGCCTCGGCCCGGGAGAACCACGATATGTCCTGGTCGAAGTGGGCCCATCACATGCAGCACTACCTCAAGCATGTCGAGTCTCTCTTCTCCCCCGACCTCTTCGTGATCGGCGGAGGGGTGAGCAAGAAGTCGGAGAAATGGCTGCCGCACCTGAAGTTGCACGCTGCGGTCAAGCCGGCCGAACTGCTCAACAACGCGGGCATCGTCGGCGCCGCGCTGGCGGCCGCAGAGCGCCGGGATGGCTGA
- a CDS encoding RNA polymerase sigma factor, with protein sequence MRGRAFVRSADSPSRSAEYAANAATDDSPVTAPRRDAPSPRRASAASAAARSSVTRRAAPAGRPAKATKSPKPAGEASKTGAKPNGKNGVAKSAGKGAAPADAKGGKAEGLAIDEEVEIPVTPGDEDSPDFTWDEEESEALRQARKDAELTASADSVRAYLKQIGKVALLNAEEEVDLAKRIEAGLYSAERLRQAEDTGEKLVVSMRRDLHWIVRDGERAKNHLLEANLRLVVSLAKRYTGRGMAFLDLIQEGNLGLIRAVEKFDYTKGYKFSTYATWWIRQAITRAMADQARTIRIPVHMVEVINKLGRIQRELLQDLGREPTPEELAKEMDINPEKVLEIQQYAREPISLDQTIGDEGDSQLGDFIEDSEAVVAVDAVSFTLLQDQLQSVLQTLSEREAGVVRLRFGLTDGQPRTLDEIGQVYGVTRERIRQIESKTMSKLRHPSRSQVLRDYLD encoded by the coding sequence ATCCGTGGAAGGGCCTTCGTGCGATCAGCAGACTCACCCTCTCGATCAGCCGAGTACGCCGCCAACGCGGCGACCGACGACTCCCCGGTCACCGCTCCCCGACGCGACGCGCCATCGCCACGCCGCGCCTCCGCCGCGTCGGCCGCGGCCCGTTCGTCGGTGACCCGCCGGGCGGCCCCCGCCGGGCGGCCCGCCAAGGCGACCAAGTCGCCGAAACCGGCCGGTGAGGCGTCGAAGACCGGCGCGAAGCCCAACGGCAAGAACGGCGTCGCCAAGAGCGCCGGCAAGGGCGCCGCACCCGCGGACGCGAAGGGTGGCAAGGCCGAGGGCCTCGCCATCGACGAAGAGGTCGAGATTCCGGTGACCCCGGGGGACGAGGACTCCCCCGACTTCACCTGGGACGAGGAGGAGTCCGAGGCGCTGCGCCAGGCGCGCAAGGACGCCGAGCTCACCGCCTCCGCCGACTCCGTCCGCGCCTACCTCAAGCAGATCGGCAAGGTCGCGCTGCTCAACGCCGAGGAGGAGGTCGACCTCGCCAAACGCATCGAGGCCGGGCTCTACAGCGCCGAGCGGCTTCGCCAGGCCGAGGACACCGGCGAGAAGCTCGTGGTCTCGATGCGCCGCGACCTGCACTGGATCGTGCGGGACGGCGAGCGCGCGAAGAACCACCTGCTCGAGGCCAACCTGCGGCTGGTCGTCTCGCTGGCGAAGCGCTACACCGGCCGCGGCATGGCGTTCCTGGACCTCATCCAGGAGGGCAACCTCGGCCTGATCCGTGCGGTCGAGAAGTTCGACTACACCAAGGGCTACAAGTTCTCGACCTACGCGACGTGGTGGATCCGGCAGGCGATCACCCGCGCGATGGCCGACCAGGCCCGCACCATCCGTATCCCGGTGCACATGGTCGAGGTCATCAACAAGCTCGGCCGCATCCAGCGTGAGCTACTCCAGGACCTCGGGCGCGAGCCCACCCCGGAGGAGCTCGCCAAGGAGATGGACATCAACCCGGAGAAGGTGCTGGAGATCCAGCAGTACGCCCGGGAACCGATCAGCCTCGACCAGACCATCGGCGACGAGGGAGACAGCCAGCTCGGAGACTTCATCGAGGACTCCGAGGCGGTCGTGGCCGTCGACGCGGTGAGCTTCACCCTCCTGCAGGACCAGCTGCAGTCGGTCCTGCAGACCCTCTCCGAGCGGGAGGCGGGCGTCGTACGCCTGCGGTTCGGCCTCACCGACGGCCAGCCGCGCACCCTCGACGAGATCGGTCAGGTCTACGGCGTGACCCGGGAGCGGATCCGCCAGATCGAGTCCAAGACCATGAGCAAGCTGCGCCACCCCTCCCGCTCGCAGGTACTGCGGGACTACCTCGACTGA
- a CDS encoding YihY/virulence factor BrkB family protein, whose translation MAAPHDPASRRDFPQAARRAVERATAEQHRIRESVKDTVADTVGPVVRHRPIRVLRRTLAKAWRDRVLGLSAEAAFWQLLSMPPLFLALLGSLGYIGGLFGPTTVHSVETRLISSIERVLTPNVVQQLVVPTVHGVLQHGRADVISIGFVLALWAGSSATATFVNTITIAYGMRDMRGAIRSRLIALWIYLVSVLIGVLLLPVLVLGPAKIVDFAPGRIRGDVATFVNALYWPVVVVILMIGLTSLYHLALPKRLPWHRGIPGAVFAGCIFLLGSYGLRIYIDSVVRRAYLYGALASPIAALLFLFLLALAVLLGAEFNAAIEEMWPSRPSGHTRRAARRRAKAAATRRQ comes from the coding sequence GTGGCCGCTCCTCATGACCCGGCGTCTCGCCGGGACTTTCCGCAGGCAGCGCGGCGGGCCGTGGAGCGGGCCACCGCCGAACAGCACCGTATCCGCGAATCGGTCAAAGACACCGTCGCGGACACGGTCGGCCCAGTCGTCCGGCACCGCCCGATCCGGGTCCTCCGCCGTACTCTCGCGAAGGCCTGGCGGGACCGGGTGCTCGGTCTCTCCGCCGAGGCGGCGTTCTGGCAGCTGTTGTCCATGCCGCCACTGTTCCTCGCCCTGCTGGGCAGCCTGGGTTACATCGGAGGGCTGTTCGGGCCGACGACCGTGCACTCGGTCGAGACCCGGCTGATCTCCTCGATCGAGCGGGTCCTCACCCCCAACGTCGTCCAGCAACTCGTCGTCCCGACCGTGCACGGGGTCCTGCAACACGGACGGGCGGACGTCATCAGCATCGGGTTCGTGCTGGCCCTGTGGGCCGGGTCCTCGGCCACCGCGACGTTCGTCAACACCATCACCATCGCCTACGGCATGCGGGACATGCGGGGCGCGATACGCAGCCGGCTCATCGCGTTGTGGATCTACCTCGTGTCGGTCCTGATCGGGGTGCTCCTGCTCCCGGTCCTCGTCCTCGGCCCGGCCAAGATCGTCGACTTCGCCCCCGGGCGCATCCGGGGCGACGTCGCGACGTTCGTCAACGCGCTGTACTGGCCGGTGGTCGTGGTCATCCTGATGATCGGCCTGACCAGCCTCTACCATTTGGCGCTGCCCAAGCGGCTGCCCTGGCATCGCGGCATCCCGGGCGCGGTGTTCGCCGGCTGCATCTTCCTGCTCGGCAGCTACGGCCTGCGGATCTACATCGACTCCGTCGTCCGCCGCGCCTACCTCTACGGCGCACTCGCCTCACCGATCGCCGCGCTGCTGTTCCTCTTCCTGCTCGCACTCGCCGTCCTGCTCGGGGCCGAATTCAACGCGGCAATCGAGGAGATGTGGCCGTCACGTCCGAGTGGTCATACCCGACGGGCCGCCCGCCGTCGCGCGAAGGCGGCGGCTACTCGTCGTCAATGA
- a CDS encoding DUF3099 domain-containing protein, which translates to MRLRRHHKNPPVLITAAPPSPQAELDYRRRRYAITMGMRVVCLLLAAAFYHIVWLWPVFAAGAIILPWVAVVLANDRLPNKPSRFQRYVGLAPERGLEPGSDPARVIDDE; encoded by the coding sequence GTGAGGTTGCGCAGGCACCACAAGAATCCGCCGGTCCTGATCACCGCGGCCCCGCCGAGTCCGCAGGCCGAACTTGACTACCGGCGTCGGCGCTACGCGATCACGATGGGCATGCGGGTGGTCTGCCTGCTGCTCGCGGCGGCGTTCTACCACATCGTCTGGCTCTGGCCCGTCTTCGCGGCCGGCGCGATCATCCTGCCGTGGGTGGCGGTGGTGCTGGCCAATGACCGGCTCCCCAACAAGCCCTCGCGGTTCCAGCGCTACGTCGGCCTGGCGCCCGAGCGGGGGCTCGAGCCCGGCTCGGACCCCGCGCGGGTCATTGACGACGAGTAG
- a CDS encoding HhH-GPD-type base excision DNA repair protein gives MTSRKMVLAQSAPADDLLGRDPLALLIGLVLDQQVPMEKAFVGPYELSARLGHDLDAADIAGADPEELAAVFARPPALHRFPGSMAGRVQAMCRLLVDDYGGQADRIWSDVPDGATLFRRLKALPGFGDAKARITVALLGKQYGVTPQGWREAAGDYGEKDVYRSVADITDDASLVRVRAYKKERKAAAKAAADR, from the coding sequence ATGACGTCGCGAAAGATGGTGCTCGCCCAGTCGGCCCCGGCCGACGATCTGCTGGGCCGCGATCCGCTGGCCCTGCTCATCGGCCTCGTCCTCGACCAGCAGGTGCCGATGGAGAAGGCCTTCGTCGGGCCGTACGAGCTTTCCGCCCGCCTCGGTCACGACCTCGACGCCGCGGACATCGCCGGGGCCGATCCCGAGGAGTTGGCCGCCGTGTTCGCCCGCCCACCGGCGCTGCACCGATTCCCCGGCTCGATGGCGGGCCGGGTGCAGGCGATGTGTCGACTACTGGTCGACGACTACGGCGGGCAGGCCGACCGGATCTGGTCCGACGTACCGGACGGGGCGACCCTGTTCCGCCGGCTGAAGGCGCTGCCCGGCTTCGGTGATGCCAAGGCGCGGATCACCGTCGCGCTGCTCGGCAAGCAGTACGGCGTCACGCCCCAGGGCTGGCGCGAGGCGGCGGGGGACTACGGCGAGAAGGACGTCTACCGCTCGGTCGCCGACATCACCGACGACGCATCATTGGTCCGGGTGCGGGCCTACAAGAAGGAGCGCAAGGCGGCCGCGAAGGCCGCGGCTGATCGCTGA
- the dtd gene encoding D-aminoacyl-tRNA deacylase, with protein MRAVVQRVTSAGVSVAGDVIAEIGTGLVVLVGVTHDDNPEKAATLARKVHELRILPGDRSVADLGAEVLVISQFTLYADTRKGRRPSWSAAAPAAVAEPLVEAVVAALRSRGARVATGRFGAHMTLSLVNDGPVTVPVEV; from the coding sequence ATGAGAGCCGTGGTGCAGCGGGTCACCTCGGCCGGCGTTTCCGTAGCGGGTGACGTCATCGCCGAGATCGGCACCGGCCTCGTCGTCCTCGTCGGCGTCACCCACGACGACAACCCGGAGAAGGCCGCGACGCTCGCCCGCAAGGTGCACGAGTTGCGGATCCTGCCCGGGGACCGCTCGGTCGCCGACCTCGGTGCCGAGGTGCTGGTGATCAGCCAGTTCACCCTCTACGCCGACACCCGCAAGGGCCGCCGGCCCTCGTGGTCGGCCGCCGCCCCGGCCGCGGTCGCCGAGCCCCTCGTCGAGGCCGTCGTGGCCGCCCTCCGCAGCCGCGGGGCCAGGGTGGCGACCGGCCGATTCGGCGCCCACATGACGCTCAGCCTGGTCAACGACGGGCCGGTGACCGTTCCGGTCGAGGTCTGA
- a CDS encoding GNAT family N-acetyltransferase, whose protein sequence is MSGGGAGVVTDPSGPAYPPDWEADVVASDGGTVHLRPIRPDDGERIRALHGRLSERTRYLRYFGAYPRIPDKDLHRFIHVDHTDRVALVAELGTALIAVARYERIEETADAEVAFVVEDAHQGRGLGSVLLEHLAAAARERRLRRFVADVLAENPRMVRIFLDAGYSASRTYESGVVRLTFPIEPTDTSVAVAFEREQRSEARSIERLLTPRSVAVIGASADPGKVGHIVLAHLLGYEFAGPVFPVNAEARHVGGVPAYASVLDIPDDVDLAVVAVPAAVVADVVGQCARKRVRALVVVSAGFGERDPAGREAERALVAAARANGMRVVGPNCLGVINSAPAVRLNASLAPVAPAAGSVGFFCQSGALGIATLAAATERGLGLSTFVSAGNRADVSGNDLLQYWARDPATDVVLLWLESFGNPRKFARLARQLARRKPVAVVRSGRQAGASAGTAGQVPSVPEASVDALFAEIGVVQVDTVADLLDVAQLLAYQPLPAGRRVGVVGNSSALGTLVVDASLGSGLQVASGHPVDLGPDPTPERFATALRAVVADDGVDAIVVVFAPALITSGAEFAHVIREVTDDCGKPVASTFLAAEGVPQQLRRLGPTGAPVRGSVPSYPSPERAVIALAKAVRYAEWRDRAVGAVPELPEVDTATAKDVVAAVLADDPAGRELTRGEVGRLLAAYGIRLWPAQVVDTAQGAVAAARAVGYPVAVKSTAAWLRHRPDLGGVRLDLGDDEAIVAAYHGIPGDIPEVEVQAMAPNGVAIVVGVIDDPTFGALVSFGVGGVATELLGDRAYAPTPVSDLDAARLVRAPRAAPLLSGYRGAEPVDLGAAEDLVARVGRLAEDLPELLSLTLDPVLVAGSGLSVLAATARIGQATARADTGPRRLR, encoded by the coding sequence ATGTCCGGGGGTGGCGCCGGCGTCGTCACGGATCCGTCCGGTCCGGCCTACCCCCCGGACTGGGAGGCCGACGTGGTCGCCTCCGACGGCGGCACGGTGCACCTGCGGCCGATCCGGCCGGACGACGGCGAGCGGATCCGCGCGCTGCACGGACGACTGTCGGAACGGACCCGCTACCTGCGCTACTTCGGCGCCTACCCGCGGATCCCGGACAAGGACCTGCACCGGTTCATCCACGTCGACCACACCGACCGGGTCGCCCTGGTCGCCGAGCTCGGCACGGCGTTGATCGCGGTCGCGCGGTACGAGCGGATCGAGGAGACCGCCGACGCGGAGGTCGCGTTCGTCGTCGAGGACGCCCACCAGGGCCGGGGCCTGGGATCGGTGCTCCTCGAACACCTGGCCGCCGCCGCCCGGGAACGCCGGCTGCGCCGGTTCGTCGCCGACGTACTCGCGGAGAACCCGCGGATGGTCCGGATCTTCCTCGACGCCGGCTACTCGGCCAGCCGCACGTACGAGAGCGGGGTCGTCCGGCTGACCTTCCCGATCGAGCCGACCGACACCTCCGTCGCGGTCGCCTTCGAGCGGGAGCAGCGGTCGGAGGCGCGGTCGATCGAACGGCTGCTGACGCCCCGCTCGGTCGCGGTCATCGGCGCCAGCGCCGACCCGGGCAAGGTCGGGCACATCGTGCTCGCCCACCTGCTGGGCTACGAGTTCGCCGGGCCGGTGTTCCCGGTGAACGCCGAGGCGCGGCACGTCGGCGGGGTCCCTGCCTACGCCAGCGTGCTCGACATCCCCGACGACGTGGACCTCGCGGTGGTCGCCGTTCCGGCCGCGGTGGTCGCCGATGTGGTCGGGCAGTGTGCCCGCAAGCGGGTCCGGGCGCTGGTGGTGGTGTCGGCCGGGTTCGGGGAACGCGACCCCGCCGGGCGGGAGGCCGAGCGCGCCCTGGTCGCCGCCGCGCGGGCCAACGGAATGCGGGTCGTGGGACCCAACTGCCTCGGTGTCATCAACTCCGCCCCCGCGGTCCGGCTCAACGCCAGCCTCGCGCCGGTTGCACCTGCCGCGGGCTCCGTCGGCTTCTTCTGCCAGTCCGGGGCACTGGGCATCGCGACCTTGGCGGCGGCGACCGAGCGGGGTCTCGGTCTCTCCACGTTCGTCTCGGCGGGCAACCGGGCCGACGTGAGCGGCAACGACCTGCTCCAGTACTGGGCCCGCGACCCGGCCACCGACGTCGTCCTGCTGTGGCTGGAGAGCTTCGGCAACCCGCGCAAGTTCGCCCGGCTGGCCCGCCAGCTCGCCCGCCGGAAGCCGGTGGCGGTGGTCCGGAGCGGGCGGCAGGCCGGCGCGTCGGCCGGGACTGCCGGGCAGGTTCCGAGCGTGCCCGAGGCGAGCGTGGACGCATTGTTCGCCGAGATCGGGGTCGTCCAGGTCGACACCGTCGCGGACCTGCTCGACGTCGCGCAGCTGCTGGCCTACCAGCCGCTGCCTGCGGGCCGGCGGGTCGGCGTCGTCGGCAACTCCTCGGCCCTCGGGACACTCGTGGTCGACGCGTCCCTCGGATCCGGTCTGCAGGTCGCCTCCGGTCACCCGGTCGACCTGGGGCCGGACCCGACCCCGGAGCGCTTCGCCACCGCGCTGCGGGCCGTGGTCGCCGACGACGGGGTCGATGCGATCGTGGTCGTGTTCGCCCCCGCGTTGATCACCTCGGGCGCCGAATTCGCGCACGTCATCCGGGAGGTCACCGACGACTGCGGCAAGCCGGTCGCCTCGACGTTCCTCGCCGCCGAAGGCGTGCCGCAGCAGCTGCGCCGGCTCGGCCCGACCGGCGCACCCGTGCGCGGCTCGGTCCCGTCCTATCCCTCACCGGAGCGGGCTGTCATCGCCCTGGCGAAGGCCGTGCGCTACGCAGAATGGCGGGACCGGGCCGTCGGTGCGGTGCCCGAGCTCCCCGAGGTGGACACCGCAACGGCGAAGGACGTGGTGGCCGCCGTGCTGGCCGACGACCCGGCCGGGCGGGAGCTGACCCGCGGCGAGGTGGGCCGGCTGCTCGCTGCCTACGGCATCAGGCTGTGGCCGGCACAGGTCGTCGATACGGCGCAGGGCGCGGTCGCCGCGGCCCGTGCGGTCGGCTATCCGGTCGCCGTGAAGTCGACCGCGGCGTGGCTGCGGCACCGCCCGGATCTGGGCGGCGTACGCCTCGATCTCGGGGACGACGAGGCAATCGTGGCGGCCTACCACGGGATCCCCGGCGACATACCCGAGGTGGAGGTGCAGGCGATGGCGCCGAACGGCGTCGCGATCGTGGTCGGCGTCATCGACGATCCGACGTTCGGGGCACTGGTGTCCTTCGGGGTGGGTGGCGTCGCGACGGAGCTGCTCGGCGACCGCGCCTATGCGCCGACGCCGGTCTCCGACCTCGACGCGGCCCGCCTGGTGCGGGCACCCCGGGCGGCACCGCTGCTGTCCGGGTACCGCGGGGCGGAGCCGGTCGACCTCGGCGCCGCCGAGGATCTGGTCGCCCGGGTCGGCCGGCTGGCCGAGGATCTGCCCGAGCTGCTCTCGTTGACGCTGGATCCGGTGCTGGTGGCCGGCTCCGGCCTCAGCGTGCTCGCCGCAACGGCGCGGATCGGACAAGCAACGGCGCGGGCCGATACCGGCCCGCGCCGTTTGCGGTAA